A segment of the Zingiber officinale cultivar Zhangliang chromosome 8B, Zo_v1.1, whole genome shotgun sequence genome:
tcaattaattaatagttATTGCTCCATAACAATTTTACCatctaaattcaaacaaaaaattaTTGACAAAAACTAAAGATGCAAATAAATTCagtatatttcttttgctattatgAATACACATCAACGCAGCAACCAAGTTACCCTTTAAGCAAGATAATGAACCATGAAATTTATTCAAAAGAAACATACATGGGAAGATGCAGAAGGAGATACCGTCTAGGGAAAGGGAGAAGGCGTTGATCCTGCTCCGGGGGCTGCGCCAGCAAGCGGAGCTTATCGTTTGGCAAGCACTCGGCAAGGCAACCGGCGCAATCGTCTGCCAGCAGTTGGGGCGGAAGAAGACGCTGGTGAAAAAAAACACTGACTTTAGGTTACGTTCGATTCAAGAAAACATTTGAtgtcattctattttttttttcttcacattGTTTTTCCACGTAGGAAATGTATCCTGAGAGTTACGTGTCTTCCTTTCCATCGGCATATCATTTCTCCTCCGCAGGATGCCGGGAACAGCGGCAGTTTTGCAGTTTCCCCCGTCGAAAAAAGGAAATTCACTAGACGACGCGTGCTCGTCGAAGCGTTCCCATTCTGCGAGATCTCCACTTCCTCTGCTTCCCGTCGATCGCCATTTCTGCGAGCATGCGACGAACCTTCCCAACATCCTCCCCATCTTGAATCCGTGTCAGGAGAATCCACCGCGACCACCACGTCCTTCCCGAACTCGCCTCAGAGGAAGTCGATCACAAAGTCGCCGTCGGGCGTCATCGAATACGCGCACGCCTGCGTCATCGCCGGATTCCCCGACTCGATCTTCCCTGGAAGAACCTGTCGTATTCACTCCTCTGTTTTCTCCATCCTTCTCGATCGCAACAACTCGGGTGCGTTCCTTCAAAACCGCCCCCTTTCTTTTAGGGCAAGAGCTTCGAACATCGCCGCTGCTTTTACATGATGATGCGGCGTATTCGAAGTCATTAAGTTGGATATAATTTGTATTACATTACGGTAAATTATATGTATATCTCGTGCATGTAGATTAAACACAAGTTGTGAGGGCAGTTGGCACCCATCAGCTTTTATTGGTGGGGGGGACTTATCTAATCCCCACCGAGTAGGTCACTGATAAAGAAGCAAGCAGAATAGGATCCTAAAGGATGACACCATTAATTAGCACAATCCCCCGATTTGTTCTTATTACAAATTTTAATCAGAACCCCGACCCAAATCTCAATCAGAGGAATGCCGATCTTTTTCTCTAACTTTATCAGCAATATCCTCGATGAAACTAAGCATGTTGTAGGTCAGATAATGAGAAGGACCTATTGGATCCGAAACACTTGGagttgttcttttctttgttgcTTTGTGATTCTTCATCAGCTTCGCCAGCTTCTTCTGAGATGTGATTTTGAAATAATGGTGGTGGTGACAGTAATGACATGCCGATGAGTGACCTATAGGAAGGAGTTCTCCTCACTTTGTTTGCGATGAGAATTCTTCTTCGCTTGTTGAAGGAGTTCTCCGATTTTGTCAGATCGTTTGCAGTCATGTTGGCCACATCTGACAAACTGGTGAATGATTTGGATTTTCCTGAGAAGAACAAAGATAATCCTCTCCTGTGGAAATTGATAAGAAAGCCATGAACTGAGAACCAGTCAAACTCACGagttaatatatataattaaggaTCAAATTGATTCAAAGGGCTTACTTGACAGGAAGGGACTCCTCTAGGCAATCTAAACACCCCAAAGCTCCACTctccacctcttcttcttctttgctgaTCTCCTTCTCTTCGGAAGAGGCCAAAGGTGATGAGGATGATTCACCACCAATGGAAGAACTCTCCATCGAGTCACCTTGGTCTCCATCTTTTGAAGCAACACCATTCTTTCCCACTTCAacatcttctccaccatgaaggcTAACCTTGTCTCTCATCTCCACAGCCTCTCAGCCCCCGCTGCTGCTCCCGCCGCCGCCTCTTTAGTTTGATCTCGATGACTCTGTTGTCATCAATTGGATCCGTCAGAGGATGACCAGGAGGACTACAAGTTTGGTCTTCTTGACCTGCAAGATGCAAGAGAAGGGAGAGTTTGTGCTTTATATTCGGATCAGCTCACCGACTGAGTCCATGGCCTTTAAAACTACCCATCTACACTGTGATTTCCTCAGTATTTATCTACCTTTTTCTCAGAGTGTTGGACTAAAACAAGACAACAGCCATGGATCTTAAACACTTAGATGTTTTGGTCATGTTTGAAGTCATTTTTTGCATAGATCACAATCTTATCTGACCCTGTATTTATGTTGATTACAGCTTAAAATGTCTCCATAATCCTTCTGTTTCTCATGCATATATCTATTAAATAGTTTGAGTATTGCACACTACAATCGACCAGCAATCAAGAATAGTTAACGTACAAATCAGTTTACAATAATTACGAGCAAAGGTTGTCTCCATAATTGGGAGAAAAGTTCTCCAACTAATCCATTGCTCAAACAgtgcctttgtttttttttaaaaaaaaatcttgcaaTATGATTATAGGTGCTTAAAAGTTATTACAATTGGCTAATTTCTAAAGGACTAGTAAAAGTAGAGAGACTGAAGAAGAAATGGCACGATTTAACCACTAAATAAAGCTCGGGATCGAGTTGAGCTCACATGATACTGCACGCTTTGTGGTCTCCACTTAGGACAATAACATAATTGATTGGCGGTGATGGCACATCGCCTGTGGCATTAATTATTATCCTCGTCATTAAGTCATATAATTTGCCAAAGAAATGTAAAAGGTTATCTTTTCTCTGTACAAGGTATCTTTAGAGATGCTcttttaaaagatgttaaaaaaaaaaaatcgtaacCTTATCATGTCTGCAATAAATGACAAGGTGCACTAGTGTGATTTCCAATCTCTGTCCAATCTGAATGATGCGTGTGGAAAAAGACAAATCGTCTAGTTGTAGTTACATTGAAGAAGAGTGACTGATTTTGTCTAGAAaccattgaaaaaaataataaattatagcaACTCTACGACATTGGAATTAATGGAGAAAAAAAAGTAATATAAAAGGGGGGGAAATTGAAATCCTGCATAAAAATATGATAGCAAAAGATTAACCATATTATTAGACTCGATTGATAACCAACATAACCTTACAGGAGTAATGAACGCATATAATTGTAGAACTAGAAacctttttttgtttgttttttgcaCGGTTCAATGAAGGAAAAGTAAATAATGTATGTAATTTTTcagaaa
Coding sequences within it:
- the LOC122017133 gene encoding uncharacterized protein LOC122017133 isoform X1; the protein is MGRMLGRFVACSQKWRSTGSRGSGDLAEWERFDEHASSSEFPFFDGGNCKTAAVPGILRRRNDMPMERKTRNSQDTFPTWKNNRLLPPQLLADDCAGCLAECLPNDKLRLLAQPPEQDQRLLPFPRRYLLLHLPMYVSFE
- the LOC122017133 gene encoding uncharacterized protein LOC122017133 isoform X2 — its product is MGRMLGRFVACSQKWRSTGSRGSGDLAEWERFDEHASSSEFPFFDGGNCKTAAVPGILRRRNDMPMERKTPSSSAPTAGRRLRRLPCRVLAKR